One stretch of Chryseobacterium indologenes DNA includes these proteins:
- the lipA gene encoding lipoyl synthase: MENLVQDTTVQKPKWIRVKLPTGKNYRELRTLVDKYKLNTICQSGSCPNMGECWGEGTATFMILGNICTRSCGFCGVKTGKPLDVNWDEPEKVARSIKLMKIKHAVLTSVDRDDLKDMGSILWAETVNAVRRISPGTTMETLIPDFQGITKHIDRLVDVAPEVISHNMETVKRLTREVRIQAKYERSLEVLRYLKEAGQRRTKTGVMLGLGETKDEVFQTIEDIRNANVDVITLGQYLQPTKKHLPVKRFITPEEFDELGDFARSLGFRHVESSPLVRSSYHAEKHIH; the protein is encoded by the coding sequence ATGGAAAATTTAGTTCAAGATACTACCGTTCAAAAACCAAAATGGATTCGTGTAAAACTTCCTACCGGAAAGAACTACAGAGAATTGAGAACTTTGGTTGATAAATATAAATTAAACACTATTTGCCAAAGCGGAAGCTGCCCGAATATGGGAGAATGCTGGGGAGAAGGTACGGCAACGTTTATGATTTTAGGAAACATCTGTACAAGAAGCTGTGGATTCTGTGGAGTAAAAACAGGAAAGCCGCTTGATGTAAACTGGGATGAACCTGAAAAAGTAGCCCGTTCGATCAAATTAATGAAGATTAAACATGCCGTTCTTACTTCTGTAGACCGTGATGACCTGAAAGATATGGGATCTATCCTTTGGGCAGAAACAGTAAATGCCGTAAGAAGAATCTCTCCGGGAACTACAATGGAAACATTAATTCCGGACTTCCAGGGAATCACTAAACACATTGACAGATTGGTAGATGTTGCTCCGGAAGTGATCTCTCACAACATGGAAACGGTAAAACGTTTGACCAGAGAAGTGAGAATTCAGGCAAAATATGAAAGAAGCCTTGAAGTTTTAAGATATTTAAAAGAAGCAGGACAAAGAAGAACCAAAACAGGTGTAATGCTTGGTCTAGGTGAAACTAAAGATGAGGTTTTCCAGACCATTGAAGATATCCGAAATGCTAATGTAGATGTAATTACTCTTGGTCAATACCTTCAACCCACCAAAAAACATCTTCCTGTAAAAAGATTTATTACTCCGGAAGAATTTGATGAACTGGGTGATTTTGCAAGAAGCTTAGGTTTCAGACATGTGGAAAGTTCACCTCTTGTAAGAAGCTCTTATCACGCAGAAAAACATATTCATTAA
- a CDS encoding AraC family transcriptional regulator gives MKIQKEIIEFEKGKSFKLFAPSLKNCFFWHYHPEIELVYVEASNGIRHVGKNISGFTDSELLLIGANVPHLNFDYGIQTECKQLVLQMRENFLQDIILPVPEFENIKSLLERSYLGLSFYGATKNITVEKLQMLKARDSFESLVGLIEILQTLATSTEVNELNKEDTRIKWFLNDKIRMGTIYDYIHENHDKKPNVNEIAQIVSLSTPAFCRYFKKQTNMTFTDFVNNYRINQAKIYLLKDSSVTEVCFQVGFESLSYFNKLFKQHTGETPSEFKKKHFKPIEINGRIGVINRETSCNK, from the coding sequence ATGAAGATCCAGAAAGAAATTATAGAATTTGAAAAAGGGAAATCATTTAAACTATTTGCTCCTTCTTTAAAGAATTGTTTTTTCTGGCATTACCATCCTGAAATTGAGTTGGTTTATGTAGAAGCCTCAAACGGAATCCGTCACGTTGGAAAAAATATATCAGGATTTACAGACAGTGAACTTCTGTTGATAGGGGCTAATGTTCCACACCTCAATTTTGATTATGGAATACAGACAGAATGCAAACAGCTTGTATTACAAATGCGGGAGAATTTCTTACAAGATATTATTCTTCCTGTTCCTGAATTTGAGAATATTAAAAGTCTTTTAGAACGCTCCTACCTCGGATTATCTTTCTACGGAGCAACCAAAAACATCACTGTTGAAAAACTTCAGATGCTTAAAGCCAGAGACTCCTTTGAATCATTAGTAGGACTTATTGAAATCTTACAGACTCTTGCCACTTCTACAGAAGTGAACGAGCTTAATAAGGAAGACACAAGAATCAAATGGTTCCTGAACGATAAGATTAGAATGGGAACCATCTACGATTACATTCACGAAAATCATGATAAAAAGCCGAATGTAAATGAAATTGCACAGATTGTCAGCTTAAGTACTCCTGCTTTCTGCCGATATTTTAAAAAGCAAACGAATATGACTTTCACAGATTTTGTCAATAATTACAGAATCAATCAGGCTAAAATTTACCTGTTAAAAGACTCTTCTGTCACTGAAGTTTGTTTTCAGGTAGGGTTTGAAAGCCTTTCCTATTTCAATAAGCTGTTTAAACAACACACGGGAGAAACTCCTTCGGAATTTAAGAAAAAGCATTTTAAACCTATTGAAATTAATGGCCGGATTGGAGTGATTAATAGGGAAACTTCTTGTAATAAGTAG
- a CDS encoding MFS transporter yields the protein MKIDKRIIPLAIGGLGIGTTEFTVMGLLPDIAKTLEITIPQAGHLISAYAMGVVIGAPLLIGYSVKFPPKKVLIAFMILFTLFNGLSAIAPNYGTMLIIRFMSGLPHGAFFGVGTVVAAKMAGKGKEAFYISMMFTGLTVANLVMVPLVTYIGHTFHWRLYFAIVALIGVFALLFLKMWMPAMEANQNTHFLDELKFLKKKQSWLVLAITAIGFGGLFTWLSYITPLMTGISGVESNQMAYVMVLAGAGMVVGNLAGGIISDKLGPEKTCALLIFLMMISLAGVFLLSEHQNIAFILTFMCGALSMSIAAPINIMMMKAAPKSEMMAAAFMQAGFNIANAMGAFFGGIPLEYGLPFNYPSLVGVGMTFIGFAISIRYMYLYGSQTTNEETVAECVSCDK from the coding sequence ATGAAGATTGATAAAAGAATAATTCCGCTGGCCATTGGCGGATTGGGAATAGGAACTACGGAATTCACCGTTATGGGGTTGTTACCAGACATTGCTAAAACATTAGAAATTACTATTCCACAAGCTGGGCATTTGATTTCTGCTTATGCAATGGGAGTGGTTATAGGTGCGCCGCTTCTGATTGGATATTCGGTAAAATTTCCTCCTAAAAAAGTGTTGATCGCATTCATGATCTTGTTTACTTTATTTAACGGACTTTCTGCGATTGCTCCCAATTACGGAACAATGCTGATTATCAGATTTATGTCAGGACTTCCTCACGGTGCCTTTTTTGGAGTGGGAACAGTGGTAGCAGCTAAAATGGCTGGGAAAGGGAAGGAAGCCTTTTATATTTCGATGATGTTTACAGGGCTCACCGTTGCCAACCTGGTGATGGTTCCTTTGGTGACATATATCGGCCATACCTTCCACTGGCGATTGTATTTTGCTATTGTAGCCTTGATAGGGGTTTTTGCTCTTTTATTTTTAAAAATGTGGATGCCTGCAATGGAAGCCAATCAGAATACGCACTTTCTGGATGAACTTAAATTCCTTAAAAAGAAACAGTCATGGCTGGTACTGGCAATTACAGCCATTGGATTTGGAGGTCTTTTTACATGGTTGAGCTATATCACTCCATTAATGACAGGAATTTCCGGAGTGGAAAGCAACCAGATGGCGTATGTAATGGTTCTTGCCGGAGCAGGAATGGTAGTTGGGAATCTTGCAGGTGGTATTATTTCAGATAAATTAGGTCCGGAAAAGACTTGCGCGCTTCTGATCTTTTTAATGATGATTTCTTTGGCAGGAGTGTTCTTACTTTCAGAGCATCAGAATATTGCTTTCATATTGACATTTATGTGCGGTGCCTTATCAATGTCCATTGCGGCACCTATTAATATTATGATGATGAAAGCAGCACCTAAAAGTGAAATGATGGCTGCAGCTTTTATGCAGGCTGGTTTTAATATTGCAAACGCTATGGGAGCCTTTTTTGGTGGAATTCCTCTGGAATATGGATTGCCATTCAATTATCCGTCATTGGTAGGTGTAGGAATGACTTTTATAGGATTTGCCATCAGTATAAGATACATGTACTTGTATGGTTCACAAACTACAAATGAAGAAACAGTTGCTGAATGTGTTTCGTGTGATAAATAG